CCGTTGGTCTGGAACTGCCTACTGTAGGCGTAAGTGGTTTGTGCATATGCTGACATGTGTGAGAGAGGTCAGCCAGCCAGCCACTGGGGGTGTATGCCTGGAGGTCTTACTGTACCCTTTGTCAAGTGCAAATTGAGAGTTTTCCACCAGCCCAACAGGACCTTTCCCCATCCTAACACTCTAACTCATTTTCTCTCCCTGCAGTTATTGCACAAGCAATATGTGCATTTAAGGAGCAACCAGCCCTTCTAGCCCAGGGGCCCAGGAGTGCATGGAAGGCTTGGACCTGGGGCCTGGCATGGCCTGGGCCTTCCTCTTGAGCTCTCAAGGGTGTGTGGTCTCACACTTTTTCCCACTTGTGTTAAACTGCTGTAATTCCTGGTCTGAGGCCTTAGAAGGCCTTGGCATTGAAGCTGTGGGGTATCtgttattcttcattttcttctgaaagttaAGAAGAATCCCTAGGGCTAGAATGGGGGGCTGCTAATCCATATACATTCCAAATCATGGCCCCCTCAGTTCCCACATCCCTACCTCTTACTCAAGCACTGTGGCTGACCCCGTTTTAATAGCTGAGctttgtctgtctatctgtccactACTGAATGCCATTTGTAGCTCACCAGGCATGTGGGGCCCTATATCGGTAGCTTCAGGAGTTCATTCAATTCCTCAGCTCCCCCCAGTCTGTTTACACACTAATGGATAGAAACATGATTGTGTGTACATGAATTTAGTGTAAGTGGAGACAGACTGCTGAGcatttagagaaaaatgaagttGGTCAGAAAAGCTGCCATGGAGGAGAGAAGGAGCTTGATATACAGAAAAAAGGAagctcccacacccctctctctGACTGTGATGTATTTGTTTAGGACTTAGACCCCATCGTTTCCAAAATGAATTTGAATTGGGgttgcaaaattaaaataatgtaagtCTATAAATGAACATAAAACCAGTTAAAAGAATGGAGATGTACATATTTCCAGGTGCCTAGAATGAGTCAATTACTGTATTGGAGCACTGAATCTGGCTTTGTCCTTCCTCCTAAGAGACTAAAGGGCAAACACTTTGGATCTATCATTTTCACTGTCATACAATACTAAGAAGACAAATTCATCTGAAAAGACAAACCTTTTTTCCTGGCTCTGATTTCAAGGTCAGTTTTGCATGGGTCTATACATAAAGGATACTAGAAAACATCAACAGAATAATCACAAGTTTGGTTTGGCCAAGAGATAAAATTAATATAGTTTATATAGAACCTTTATTCAAAGCTCCAGTAATTGAATTTACACAGGGCTAGAACTTAGCCAGCCTGTAGGAATGTATGGCTAGCCTGCCTCTCTTAAGTATCAGGTATCTCCAACTGGACTTTGGGGAGCACAGGCTCACAATCAATTCAAGGAAGTAGCCCCCACTTCTGGCACATGTTTTGTCTAAAGTACATGGATTCCTCTTTTAATCAAATACCATCAAAATCTGGCCCTCCAGGCACTGGTCTGACTCATATCTCATGCAGCCAGAGGGCCAGCCCACTGCCCTCTGGAGCTTTGAATAAAGGTTCTATATAAACTATATTAATTTTATCTCTTGGCCAAACCAAACTTGTGATTATTCTGTTGATATTTTCTAGTATCCTTTATGTACAGACCCATGCAAAACTGACCTTGAAATCAGGGCCAAGAAAAAAAGGTTTGTCTTTTCAGATGAATTTGTCTTCTTAGTATTGTATGACAGTGAAAATGATAGATCCAAAGTGTTTGCCCTTTAGTCTCTTAGGAGGAAGGACAAAGCCAGATTCAGTGCTCCAATACAGTAATTGACTCATTCTAGGCACCTGGAAATATGTACATCTCCATTCTTTTAACTGGTTTTATGTTCATTTATAGacttacattattttaattttgcaacCCCAATTCAAATTCATTTTGGAAACAATGGGGTCTAAGTCCTAAACAAATACATCACAGTCAGAGAGAGGGGTGTGGGGGCTTCCTTTTTTCTGGATATCAAGCTCCAGTAAGTGAGCCTCAACTGAGGCGTGCTGGGGGTAACCCTGAAATACACTCAAAAAGGAGCCTTGGATTTGCACAGGGGCAGCTAGCATTTGAGCAACAAAAGACAGAAACAGCTGCTGTGGCCCTGAAAAAGCCCAGAGGTTTATGCACATTGTCTCTTTTAAtctgcacaacaatcctgtgAAGTATCCATATTTTACTGAGGGGAACACAGAATCAGAGATGAGGTAACTTGCTCAAACTACAGAGCTAGTAAGAGACAGAGATGGGATGCAAACTCAGGCGTGATTCTGAAGTCCATGCGCCTGGACAAGTAATTCACTTATTTACGGACCCCTCCCCCTAAACCAAGGCAGCTGTgctttataatatgaaaataaaatggcagtTAGGAACCAACCTGTTAGGGCAGTTctgggtagggttttctgtatctTATGCTCTCTCTCTGATATGGTTCTCCCTGTGCTAGATGCCCAGGCATCCCCTCCAGAGAGTCCCATGGGCCCCTGAGCTTGCCACTTGGTTCTCTCCTAGAGGTGAGATGCCACGCACTGCCATTCATCACTAGTGGCACCTACACCTGCACAAATGGGGTGCTTCTTGACTCCCGCTGTGACTACAGCTGTTCCAGTGGCTACCACCTGGAAGGTGACCGGAGCCGAATCTGCATGGAAGATGGGCAGTGGAGTGGAGGCGAGCCTGTATGTGTAGGTAAATGCTGGTCACTCTCAGTTGTCCTGGTGCAATGAGCCACCTTGGCATTATAGTATCCACGAAGGATGTGGAATTCTCACTGCAGAAGGCATTCCTGCTCACTAGGAGGGTGGCACCCTCGGCACAGGCTTAACAAAGTGATCCCTGGAGCTTCCCCTGGAGCTGGGCTTCCTTCCCCACATTAGTGGAGCATCTTGAACTGAAAGTGCATTTTTTACCTACCCAGTGGTGTGGTATTGCCTCTATGGGTTCCCTCCAGGGAAGGCAGGGGACACGAATCACCACTTGGTTTCTGACCTTGGCAGACATAGATCCCCCCAAGATCCGCTGTCCCCACTCACGTGAGAAGATGGCAGAGCCAGAGAAACTGACAGCTCGAGTATACTGGGACCCACCCTTGGTGAAAGATTCTGCTGATGGTACCATCACCAGGTGAGTAATAGACACCCCTCATGCCTCCCAGCATCTTCTCCCAGTGCCCACCCTGAACTGCACAGGCTGAGACTACAGTGACGATGCACCCCAAGCCCCAATTCTAAGAGGGTCTTTTCTCAGTGGCACTCTCACCCTGTCTTGTGCAGGATGACACTTCGGGGCCCTGAGCCTGGCTCTCACTTTCCTGAAGGAGAGCATGTGATTCGCTATACTGCCTACGATCGAGCCTACAACCGAGCCAGCTGCAAGTTCATTGTGAAAGTACAAGGTCAGAAAGAAATCTTCCATTTCTGCATGGCTCATTATTTTTGCTCTACACTGACCCTCTCAATGCCTACCCCAACCCTCTCCTCTCTATACCCGAAACAAACACCTCCTTTGTATGGAGAAGGGGAGAAAAGTTCACTAAAAGGGATCGTTCAGGAAGCCTGCATTACACGGGCATGAACATATCTCAGAAACCCTGACTCACCAGCAACACGTTCTCCTCCTAAGTCTAGATAAAATTCACAAAGATACTCTATATCCATTTCTTGTCTTGGCCTTCTCATGAAATCTAACCCATGTTTCCCCTCTGCTGGAATCAGGGCTGCTGGCATTAATCCTGACACTGCCACCTTGTTTTGTGCcatattgttttgcttttttcattataaaaataattcgtGCTTATTGTCAAACATTtgggaaataaagaaatgcacaaagtaaaataaaaaataggttaCTGCATCATTCAGAGGCAATTGTTAATCTTTCGGTATTTTCCTTCTAATTTTTTAGCTACAtgtagttttgttttaaatatagttGAGGTCATACTGTATATCCAGTCTTAGATCACTCCTTTTCACTTTTCATGAGAACATAAGTaattttgctgtattttaaaaatatccttcagAAATATGCTTAATGACAGCCTAATAATCTACTTCTAAGTATCATCCTTTACTTAACTCTTCTCCCACTGATGAGTATTTAAGTCTCCTCTGGTTTATTTTTGATATTCAAAAGAATTTTGTAAGGTGGTCCTTACACAGGGTGTCCACAAagtcagaaaacaaaatggcatgtttttttacatattgataaagTCTCCTGATGACAATATGTTTACTCACCTGTGCTCCCAGATTTTATAAACACCTTTGTCCACATTTCAGATTTAATTCCTTAAGAAAGGAGAATGCTGGCTCCATCCTTGGCCACcataaacacagagaagccaTGCATTCTAATGGTTCTAGGTCTCCTGGTCTAGAATACCCAGCATGGGTACTCTCTTAGGCTTTTCTTCCTAAAAGAAATGCCAGAGCCCCTAACTTGAACTCTTGTCTGACAGTGAGACGCTGCCCCACTCTGAAGCCACCACAGCATGGTTACCTCACCTGCACCTCATCAGGGGACAACTATGGTGCCACCTGTGAATACCACTGCGATGGGGGTTATGAGCGCCAAGGGACCCCCTCCCGGGTCTGCCAGTCCAGCCGCCAGTGGTCAGGGTCACCACCCATCTGTGCTCGTGAGTGAAGCCGTGGATGGGGAGCACGGACATGCAGATCAGGGCTGCCTTGGGGGAGCCCTGGGTGTGGCTCAGCGGTGCGGTAGCAGTGTGTATGATGTGGGAATGGGGGCTTCTGAGATGTGTTTATTTTAAGGGCCAATGTTACCCCATGGAATACTCCTGCTCTAAGAAGGGCTTACAATCTCCAAGTGTTCTTTCAGGATTTCTTCCAAGAAAAGGGAGAAACAACCAAAAAGGGTTAACCCGAAATGCTGGAACTCCTCAAGACATTGTTACCCATGCTGGGATGGAGGAGAAGGCTGTACTCTGACTGGCCGTTTGCTTGTACCCTAGCCATGAAGATTAACGTCAATGTCAACTCAGCTGCTGGTCTCCTGGACCAGTTCTATGAGAAACAGCGACTCCTCATCATCTCAGCTCCTGATCCCTCCAACCGATATTATAAAATGCAGATCTCTATGCTACAGGTGAGACCCACTCCTCTAATTAGGGCTTAGCTCCTGTACATGACCTCTAACCCACGCCCATTACTCTCTCACCTTGTACATGACCTCTAACCCACGCCCATTACTCTCTCACCTCTTCCAGATCAGTGTTGCTCTTTCTGCAGCACAAACCCTACTTCCTCCAACTTTTTATGGACTACTGATCAGTTTTACTGTAGACAAATTTTGCGCATTTTAAAAAACTGCTGTTTTACCTGAAAACGCAGTGGAGTCACCGGAATGGTGACTTGCAGGGCTTGGTTAAGGATGGGAAGGGAGTATGGCAAAGCACTCTGGAGAGACTTATGAGACAGGTATAATCAAATGTAAATGTTGGGAATTAATTATGCTTATTATGCTTTCAAGGAATAATAGCACTAACAAACACTTAGATGGTAATTGCTATATAAGTATGTGCTTTACACATATtcctttaattctcataacaCCCCATATAAAGTAGGTACTATTACTGTctgcattttataggtgaggaaactgaggcatagagagatgaagtgatttgcccaagttcACTAGCTAGTAAATGACCAAGCTGGGACTGAACCAGGCAGACTGACTGTAGGATatgtgctcttaaccactactTAGTAGCAGAGGAGAAGGAAACATGTGCTATttcaaagtaaaacaaacaagtTGCAATGCGATTTTTAACATACTAAGAGATCCTTAGCCAAAGCCACTTGTCAGGGAGGGAGAGGTGGATAGCCCAGAATAGCTATGACCACTGGGACTATGAAAAGAACAGACTAGCTTCTTGAAGAGCACTGAGCCTCTTCAAGTGAGGACTAAGAGAACTTTTTCTGAAGAGCTTCAAAGGGCTGGATACCCAGGTAAAAAAAGAAGCTGTATAAGAGGTTTCTAAAAGTTGAGTTTGAGAAGTTGCCAGATTTAAACCCAAAAGGATCTAGTTTCTCCAGGGATCAAAGGCAGACAAAGGCAGACAATCCCTCAATCAAAGCTTGAACAGAAAACAAGAACAAGAACAGGAACCGGACAGTGAGGACAGTGCCTCGGGGTCATGACCAGAGGAGCAGCCCGAAGATTAACCAAGGGCTGGGGCACCAGGGACTGTTCACTCCCAGTATAAACCTGGCTCCAGGGACCTGGCAAAGCGGCGGCCCTGCAGGATGAGGCAGGACAATGAGCCAGGGTGCCTTGCTCCATTCAAGGAAAGCAACAAAGGACAATGAAAGGAGCACTGGCACTACTCTGGAGAATCCTGGAGACCAAGGGAAGGGCCTGGCCATGTAGCCTAGTGGTAACGAGCAGGTACTGGGAACAGGCAGCCTCAGTCCTCagtttgaatcttggctctgtGTCTTATTGTCATGCAAATTTGGGTAAGTTACTTTCTCCTTTACAGAGTAAGAATGATGCCACCTAACTTTTAGGGATGTTGTGAGGATTTAATTGTATTATTCCTATAAAACATTAGGTATGTGTGTTCAGTAAATAGCCATTATTATCATATTATCATAGCCATCTGTTAAGAACTTATTTATGTAGtttaaaaccaaggcaaaactaACAAGGAGAGATGATGTTCCTGCAAATTatcaatttacatttcttttttctaccCCACAGGGTGTAACAGATTTCATACACTTCATTAGAGTAAAGGAAACAGGGTTAGGGAAGAGGTGGTAGGCCCCATGGTGTGATGGGTGAGAGAGAGGCCCCTCCCCACACTCCTCCATGTAGTCCCAGGAGGACTCAGCTACGTGGACTTAGGTTTGAGTCTGAGTATGTGTTCCATAAAACCTTCTCTGCCCTCCCAGCAATCCATCTGCGGACTGGACCTGCGGCACGTGACCATCATCGAGCTGGTGGGGCAGCCACCTCAGGAGGTGGGGCGCATCCGGGAGCAACAGCTGTCAGCCAACATCATCGAGGAGCTCAGGTCCAGACTGGGAGGCCACCTGGGATGGGTGGGCAGAAACCCTAGGCAGGACACTGGCAACAGGAGTGTTGTGGGAGAATCAGCAGACACTTCTCTGTCGGGGCACTCCTTGTGTTTGAACTCTTTGGATGCATTAGGTAAGACCAGAGAGGGGCAGGACATCAGGATCAAATGAGGGGCTTAAAATACAGATGAACAGGCCCCACCCCAACCCACCTCAGGACT
This DNA window, taken from Manis pentadactyla isolate mManPen7 chromosome X, mManPen7.hap1, whole genome shotgun sequence, encodes the following:
- the SRPX2 gene encoding sushi repeat-containing protein SRPX2, which gives rise to MACQLTQRGALSLLLFLTPAVTPTWYTGSGYYPDESHNEVYAEEVLRAPALDYRVPRWCYTLNIQDGEATCYSPRGGNYHSSLGTRCELSCDRGFRLIGRRSVQCLPSRRWSGTAYCRQVRCHALPFITSGTYTCTNGVLLDSRCDYSCSSGYHLEGDRSRICMEDGQWSGGEPVCVDIDPPKIRCPHSREKMAEPEKLTARVYWDPPLVKDSADGTITRMTLRGPEPGSHFPEGEHVIRYTAYDRAYNRASCKFIVKVQVRRCPTLKPPQHGYLTCTSSGDNYGATCEYHCDGGYERQGTPSRVCQSSRQWSGSPPICAPMKINVNVNSAAGLLDQFYEKQRLLIISAPDPSNRYYKMQISMLQQSICGLDLRHVTIIELVGQPPQEVGRIREQQLSANIIEELRQFQHLTRSYFNMVLIDKQGIDRERYMEPVTPEEILTFIDDYLLSNQELIQRREQRDMCE